aaaACTTTGAATTAAAAGCTAACCTGTGGCTCTAAAGTCTGTACATCCGGCACAGGAATGTGTGAGGATCCAACATCAAATGCCATGGGAGACTATGCAAAATATATAATATAAACACATAAGGTAGCCATTACTTTAAACAAGATACAAGCTATTTGAGTGGTTAGAATACTCACGTCGGTAAAACTCAGTCTCCTCCCAATTGAAGAGCTCTGTCCAGTGAATGCAGGTAAAGGCCCCTCAGTCATCCCATAAGAGCTGCTTGTCTGACCACCAAACTGTTGGGCCATAACTGCGAGGCTAATAGGCCCAGACGATGCGAATGCCTGAAAAGGCCCCTCACTTCTGATTACCGCTGGTGATTGAACCTCTGGAGCAGACGTCGATGAGCTGGACATAAAATCTATTATTGGGTGATATGCATCATCATCTGTATGCATCGTTGAGCTAGGCATATCTTGATCAAAACGAACCTCTTCCTCATCAACCAACTGGTGATCCACGGGAGCTCGACCCCGTCTGTTACCTGATTGGCGTCCTCTACCACGCGCCGCAGGTCTTGGTACATTAGGACGTTGATAACGAGACACTTGCACAGTAGGCGGCTCAACATACTCTGCCGGTGGTGTATAATATGGAGCGAAACTCAACATCGTCCCCAGAGAGGCAGCAGCCATGGACTCTGTATTAATGTGGCTAAACATCTCTGCTATTTCCTTCACTTCATCAGACTTGGTTGGATCTTGGATAGTCTGCTGAGCCAACCTGTGCGATTCTTGATGTCCTAAagcctaaaaaaaataaaattgcaagatttgatagtggtctaagacacatataaagacatcaaacatctaatggaatgtaatgtacgtaccagtgcctcatgcctgcctgccatgtgttggtatcctctatccactttatgcgcaggatttcctatgaaagtgcgcgagtgacgtcgataccaacaaaaatactcTGATAGTGACTCTGGGTCTTGAGTTTCATACTCGGCCAGAATTAACCTTTCTCGACGATTTCCCCACAAAAAGTCTGTTTCTGTAAAATATTGTTGATCCTCCACTTTTATAGCATACCGCTTGTCACATTTGTAATGAAAAGGATCAATCTCAGCACATGGACCCGGAATATGTTGCTTCCTACCAAACTGTCTGAGAACGCGGTCTACCATGTGCCACTCTCGATAGATACCACAAATAAGGGGAACCTTCGCCATCCAAATA
Above is a genomic segment from Lycium barbarum isolate Lr01 chromosome 12, ASM1917538v2, whole genome shotgun sequence containing:
- the LOC132624222 gene encoding serine/threonine-protein phosphatase 7 long form homolog, encoding MFGLVVDGYPLNNLNARYIDIGGWQQLIHELTGWAPGLDCFNGVSRLEVHKLIEYIRGLDDITDQTPEIDVQQRVRLYLLWLCGGTIFPDKSGDLLNLDYLLDMRDLRAMSEQTWGAAALSYLYTCLCRASLRKAKDVCGFISLLQVWAWEPIIPMQPPCRALPPHTALARRWTHRKSRENEARDVLPICRDVLDNLIDGQFVWQPYSKAIINRLPEWCLCGRDIWMAKVPLICGIYREWHMVDRVLRQFGRKQHIPGPCAEIDPFHYKCDKRYAIKVEDQQYFTETDFLWGNRRERLILAEYETQDPESLSEYFCWYRRHSRTFIGNPAHKVDRGYQHMAGRHEALALGHQESHRLAQQTIQDPTKSDEVKEIAEMFSHINTESMAAASLGTMLSFAPYYTPPAEYVEPPTVQVSRYQRPNVPRPAARGRGRQSGNRRGRAPVDHQLVDEEEVRFDQDMPSSTMHTDDDAYHPIIDFMSSSSTSAPEVQSPAVIRSEGPFQAFASSGPISLAVMAQQFGGQTSSSYGMTEGPLPAFTGQSSSIGRRLSFTDSPMAFDVGSSHIPVPDVQTLEPQDAGVIQEEVHQRRSKRERRQTRCGTGRKRGHCKN